The DNA region AGGCTTTTCTCAATTTAAAGTGGCAAGTTAAAATTAACAGCATTGTTTTCATTCCATAAAGAGATAAATGATAATGAGTTTTCCCTCTAATTTCTTCAGTTTTAGTTTTTGGATtctttaatgttttgtttgtaaGGAAGTCAAGGTAGATTTTGTGTGGGAGCAATAGTTGTCCAGctatttttaaattctaaaaggcagaaaaaacaaatatattaaaaggaaaataaaagtttaacacttaaatcaataaaaatgtcTAAATCAAACTGCCAAAATGAGACAGTCTTGCTTTCAATTTTatgtaaacaaacatgaaaaatgttatttcactTGAATCCACTGAATGCATGTCATTCAGAAAGTAACACCATctttctttgattaaaaaaaaaaaattagtccagTATGCTGGGAGggcagcaggaggaagggaaCACTGCTTTTCAATTCTTAGCATCTTTTCTAAAGTTGTTGCCATGTCCACCTGTGTGTTTTGGGATAGATCAGTCAGTTTCAGACAAGTGTGAGAACTTCTTAAACATATTTGTATCGCTGAGATAATGGACTAACTTCACTGCTGGCTCAAGCACATATAATCATATTGAAGTTAACGGAGTTGTACTGGGTTATGCTAGCAGTGAATTTGGCACATTGAATTTGCAGATTGTAAAAGAGGCTGTGGACACTGAAGCTGATTTATTCATCAAAGTGGTTTAAGCCTATCTGGTTTTTTCTCCCTGCTTTCCCTCTTAAATCATTTATGCCTGTGTACCAATATGCAGCAAAATATTTAGTCTTTCTCTGTGATAATAAAGTATGACATTTTAAATGCCTATTTTTacaatgatttttatttaatGGCAACTTCTTACAGTTTAGGCCACAGCCAGTTAACTTACAGAGTAGTaatattgtggggttttttttccagtagAAAAACTGTAGGAATAGCAAATTCACCATGTGCTGCCCTAGTTCGGGCCCTAGCatccccctctctcccttttGTCTCCATTCCCCTTGAGGAGCCCAGCTGGCGTGAGCTGGGAATTAGTGAGCAGTGATCTACCGGTACCTCCCCACTGAATCTAATCCAAGAAGCTGGCAGCCAGCTGAATCCTTCCAGTCAGAAGGGCCCATTAATGCAAGTCCCTAGAGAGGCTGCTTCTCCTTTGCTTGGAGAGAGAGAACCCCTGTGAATGTGGCtgacatcagagagagagagagagacggaggcTGCTCAGAATGAGGAGCGAACCCGAGTCTTCAGTATGGCATGCAGTAATGTACAATAGAGTAGATTTAAATAAGGAGCATATTATATGATTGCTCATACAAAAAGATATTAGGTGTTGGTTACAGGATGAGAAtagaaagaattaaaaacaagTCTCTAAAAATCAGTGGATGAAACTTTGTAATGTTCAGGCTCCGCCGGGCTCTTACGTTCCTGTCTAACACAGGAACACTGAACGTTCTATAAGTTTAGGTTGCTTGTTGAGAATTATAGTACATTTCTGTCATGAGAATAAAATACTGTTTGCCTGCCATCAGTCATTCTGGAGTAGCAGGTTTGGATGAGTCAAGATGAGGATGCTGTGGTCGTGCTGCGTAAGGAGAGAAGGCCATCCTCCCACACAGTGCCGTGCTAGAAAAAATGCAGCACATTTTTGCTAGATAAGTTGTCTTGTGTATGATTAGAACACTCCACCAagaatgtataaaaataaagtaatgcaGATCCCTCTTTTCCTGGGATGTAAAGGCAGACATTTGACTAAGTATACTATGATATAGGGCATAGGTTCTTGTATTGATGATATCCTCATTAACTGAGTTTTTCTTTGAGAGCTATTCTACTGTACATGTGCTTTAATTTGGTGAAGCTGTTTAGTTGGCAGACAAGTGTATGGGTGGCAGCCTACGCAgttggaggtgggttttttttgttttttttgttcagtTATAATAATAGTTGAAGTTGAATCATTAAATGTTTTAGAGGGTAAATGTTTGTGTTTGGAGAAATGGTTCCTTTTTGCATTGCAGTGCTTTACCTACCCCTCCTCTACTCTCACAAGTTTTACACTGTTCTTCATTCAGGGTTCAGTTTTATATCAGACTAGTGGCATCTTCACTTAACTTGACATCTTCAGCATTCTCTGTGGAAGGATTACATTTGCACTCATTTTGTTCTCTATCTGGTGAACAATTCAAATTATGAAATATGCTAactttttatgtattttcttaaaataaccATTCTTCTGTTCATTGTGTTTCTTTTGGAAAATACTGATTTATGAACTATTTTCTAAACCCTCATCTTTGAGCCATGGAAGTGGGAGCACTCTGTCATTACAGGCTTGGCTGTGCTGTTTTTTTGTTCCTGAAGTTGGTTTTCTGGTGATGACACACGCTCAAATCTCCAAAGATTATTATTAGTCTTTTTATTGCAAGTCTTTTTTTTGCAATTGGACAACATTGCCTTTCTAAGCCAATGAATATGGTAACAATCAAAATTTCTTGACAGATTCAACTGAGTATTCTCAAATCTGTTGCTTCTATTTCACATGGATGTtgaattctgtttgctttttctaCGTTACCGCTTTTGTGCAGCCTTTTAAATCTGTTTCAATTTCAAGAAAGAACTGAAAAGATTTTGTTAAAAGGAGATATTATTTAAAATCATTCTgatgcatcatttaaaaaaaatcccaccaaatCACAGGTGACCACTTAATACTGTAGCTCTTAGACATGTTTGTATTGCTTTGCTtcacaatgcattttattttgtttacttaTTGTTTGTTCTTTTACAGTACAGTGAGTAGTTAAGCCTGCTAAAGAAAAGGGCCTTATATCAATGCTAGATGTTTGAATGTTCATAACTTACATAACAATGTgtgcttctcttcctctttctcaaGCATCCTTTAAAATTCAAGAGAcatttatgtcttttttttttgttcagcagCTGATTTTTTTTACTGTAGTAGCAGAAGCCCACAGTGTTGTTGAGAGGCTTTGTCCTTATTTCACAGATGCACTGGGAATTGTTTTTAATCTCCTTTCTGCTTTCCCATTACAGATGGTGATGACGACCCACAACTCTCCTGGGTGGCTTCATCTCCCTCCAGCAAAGATGTTGCATCACCCACTCAGATGATAGGAGATGGGTGTGATCTCGGCAtcggggaggaggaaggggggactGGCCTGCCGTATCCCTGTCAGTTTTGTGATAAGTCCTTCATTCGCCTGAGCTACCTTAAAAGGCACGAGCAGATCCACAGTGACAAACTACCTTTCAAATGTACCTACTGTAGCCGGCTTTTTAAGCATAAGAGAAGTAGGGATCGCCACATAAAGCTTCACACGGGGGATAAAAAGTACCATTGCCATGAATGTGAGGCAGCATTCTCTCGCAGCGACCACCTCAAAATTCACCTGAAAACCCACAGTTCGAGCAAGCCGTTCAAGTGTACTGTCTGTAAGCGTGgcttttcctccaccagctcatTGCAGAGTCACATGCAAGCTCATAAAAAGAACAAGGAACATATGGCAAAGACTGAGAAAGAGGTGAAGAAGGATGATTTTATGTGTGATTACTGTGAAGAGACATTCAGTCAGACAGAAGATTTGGAGAAGCACGTAATGACACGCCACCCACAGCTTTCTGAGAAGGCAGATTTGCAGTGTATTCATTGTCCTGAAGTATTTGCAGATGAAAATTCACTGCTTTCCCACATTCATCAAGCCCATGCCAACAAAAAACACAAGTGCCCTATGTGCCCCGAGCAGTTTTCTTCAGTAGAAGAAGTCTATTGCCACTTGGATAGCCACAGACAACCTGATTCCAGCAACCACAGTGTCAGCCCTGACCCAGTCTTGGGGAGTGTGGCGTCTATGAGCAGTGCAACACCTGATTCAAGCGCATCGGTAGAACGAGGCTCCACTCCGGACTCCACTTTAAAACCGTTGAGAGGACAAAAGAAGATCAGATCAGTGGAAAGAGAGGAAGGCCAGAACTGGTCTAAAGTCACCTATAGCTGTCCTTACTGCTCCAAGCGTGACTTCAACAGCCTTGCTGTCCTGGAGATCCATTTGAAGACCATTCATGCAGACAAACCTCAACAAAGCCACACATGCCAGATCTGCCTTGATTCCATGCCTACGCTGTACAACTTGAACGAACATGTCAGAAAGGTGCACAAAAACCATGcatatcccatgatgcagtttaaCAACATTTCTGCCTTTCACTGTAACTATTGCCCTGAGATGTTTGCGGATATCAATAGCCTACAGGAGCACATCCGCATCACTCACTGTGGACCAAGTGCTACCCCTCAAGATGGTAACAATGCCTTCTTCTGTAACCAGTGCTCCATGGGCTTTCTGACGGAAGCATCCTTGACTGAGCATATTCAGCAAACTCACTGCAATGTAGGAAACTCAAAATTGGATTCCCCTGTCGTTCAGCCAACACAGTCTTTTATGGAAGTTTATTCTTGCCCTTATTGCACAAACTCCCCCATTTTTGGCTCCATCCTGAAGCTTACAAAGCACATTAAAGAAAACCACAAGAACATTCCTCTGGCACACAATAAGAAGTCAAAAGCAGAGCAGAGTCCAGTTTCTTCTGATGTTGAAGTCTCTTCCCCTAAAAGGCAGCGGCTTTCTGCCAGCTTAAACTCAGTTTCTAATGGTGAATACCCATGTAATCAGTGTGATCTAAAGTTCTCTAATTTTGAAAGTTTTCAaactcatttaaagttgcatttGGAGTTGCTTTTAAGGAAACAGTCTTGCCCTCAGTGTAAAGAAGATTTTGATTCTCAGGAATCTCTCCTGCAGCACCTCACAGTACACTACATGACAACTTCTACCCATTATGTATGTGAGAGCTGTGACAAACAGTTTTCTTCAGTGGATGATTTGCAGAAGCATTTGCTGGACATGCATACTTTTGTGTTGTATCACTGCACCCTTTGCCAAGAGGTTTTTGATTCCAAGGTATCTATCCAAGTACATCTGGCAGTCAAGCATAGCAATGAAAAGAAGATGTATCGTTGTACAGCCTGTAATTGGGATTTTAGAAAGGAGGTGGACCTTCAGATCCATGTAAAGCATAGCCATTTGGGCAATCCAACAAAGTCACATAAATGCATCTTCTGTGGAGAGACCTTCAGCACTGAAGTAGAACTGCAGTGCCACATCACAACCCACAGTAAAAAATACAACTGTAAGTTCTGCAGCAAAGCTTTCCATGCTATCATCTTGCTTGAAAAACATTTGCGGGAGAAACATTGTGTCTTTGATGCTGGGGCTGAGAATGGTACAGCTAATGGCATGACCCCAACTAATAAGAAGACGGAAGCTGCAGATCTCCAGAACATGTTGATGAAGAATCCGGATACTTCAAACAGTCATGAGGCTAGTGAGGATGATGTAGATGCTTCTGAGCCAATGTATGGTTGTGATATTTGTGGGGCTGCCTATACCATGGAAGTCCTTTTGCAAAACCATCGTTTAAGAGATCATAACATTAGACCTGGGGAGGATGATTGTTCTAGGAAGAAAGCAGAATTCATCAAAGGTAGCCACAAGTGTAACATCTGCTCAAGGACCTTTTTCTCAGAAAATGGCCTCAGAGAGCATATGCAGACCCACCGAGGTCCAGCTAAGCACTACATGTGCCCCATTTGTGGGGAGCGCTTCCcgtcccttctgaccctgacaGAGCACAAAGTCACTCATAGCAAGAGTTTGGATACGGGAACGTGCAGGATCTGCAAAATGCCACTGCAGAGTGAGGAAGAATTTATTGAGCACTGCCAGATGCATCCGGATCTCAGAAATTCCCTCACTGGGTTTCGCTGTGTTGTCTGTATGCAGACAGTCACCTCTACCCTTGAGCTGAAAATTCATGGAACGTTCCATATGCAGAAATTGGCAGGAAACTCTGCAGCCTCTTCTCCCAATGGTCAGGCTTTGCAGAAACTCTACAAGTGTGCTTTGTGCTTGAAAGAGTTCCGGAACAAGCAGGACTTGGTGAAACTGGATGTTAACGGCCTGCCATATGGCCTGTGTGCTGGATGCATGACCAGGGGTACCAACGGACAGTCTTCGGGCTTGACCCCCCAGGAAGTGAATGAGAGACCGTGTGGCAGTCTGAGGTGCCCAGAGTGTAGTGTCAAATTTGAAAGTGCTGAAGACCTAGAGAACCACATTCAGTTAGATCACCGAGACCTGACACCTGAGACTAGCGGCCAAAGGAAGGGTACCCAGACATCCCCTGTTCCCAGAGTAAGTACTGCTG from Chelonia mydas isolate rCheMyd1 chromosome 12, rCheMyd1.pri.v2, whole genome shotgun sequence includes:
- the ZNF423 gene encoding zinc finger protein 423 isoform X6, yielding MEDESIYTCDNCQQDFDSLADLTEHRAHHCPGDGDDDPQLSWVASSPSSKDVASPTQMIGDGCDLGIGEEEGGTGLPYPCQFCDKSFIRLSYLKRHEQIHSDKLPFKCTYCSRLFKHKRSRDRHIKLHTGDKKYHCHECEAAFSRSDHLKIHLKTHSSSKPFKCTVCKRGFSSTSSLQSHMQAHKKNKEHMAKTEKEVKKDDFMCDYCEETFSQTEDLEKHVMTRHPQLSEKADLQCIHCPEVFADENSLLSHIHQAHANKKHKCPMCPEQFSSVEEVYCHLDSHRQPDSSNHSVSPDPVLGSVASMSSATPDSSASVERGSTPDSTLKPLRGQKKIRSVEREEGQNWSKVTYSCPYCSKRDFNSLAVLEIHLKTIHADKPQQSHTCQICLDSMPTLYNLNEHVRKVHKNHAYPMMQFNNISAFHCNYCPEMFADINSLQEHIRITHCGPSATPQDGNNAFFCNQCSMGFLTEASLTEHIQQTHCNVGNSKLDSPVVQPTQSFMEVYSCPYCTNSPIFGSILKLTKHIKENHKNIPLAHNKKSKAEQSPVSSDVEVSSPKRQRLSASLNSVSNGEYPCNQCDLKFSNFESFQTHLKLHLELLLRKQSCPQCKEDFDSQESLLQHLTVHYMTTSTHYVCESCDKQFSSVDDLQKHLLDMHTFVLYHCTLCQEVFDSKVSIQVHLAVKHSNEKKMYRCTACNWDFRKEVDLQIHVKHSHLGNPTKSHKCIFCGETFSTEVELQCHITTHSKKYNCKFCSKAFHAIILLEKHLREKHCVFDAGAENGTANGMTPTNKKTEAADLQNMLMKNPDTSNSHEASEDDVDASEPMYGCDICGAAYTMEVLLQNHRLRDHNIRPGEDDCSRKKAEFIKGSHKCNICSRTFFSENGLREHMQTHRGPAKHYMCPICGERFPSLLTLTEHKVTHSKSLDTGTCRICKMPLQSEEEFIEHCQMHPDLRNSLTGFRCVVCMQTVTSTLELKIHGTFHMQKLAGNSAASSPNGQALQKLYKCALCLKEFRNKQDLVKLDVNGLPYGLCAGCMTRGTNGQSSGLTPQEVNERPCGSLRCPECSVKFESAEDLENHIQLDHRDLTPETSGQRKGTQTSPVPRKKTYQCIKCQMTFENEREIQIHVANHMIEEGINHECKLCNQMFDSPAKLLCHLIEHSFEGMGGTFKCPVCFTVFVQANKLQQHIFAVHGQEDKIYDCSQCPQKFFFQTELQNHTLSQHAQ
- the ZNF423 gene encoding zinc finger protein 423 isoform X10, yielding MSRRKQAKPRSVKGGLGGELENEVKDSRALEERNSVTSQEERNEEDEDMEDESIYTCDNCQQDFDSLADLTEHRAHHCPGDGDDDPQLSWVASSPSSKDVASPTQMIGDGCDLGIGEEEGGTGLPYPCQFCDKSFIRLSYLKRHEQIHSDKLPFKCTYCSRLFKHKRSRDRHIKLHTGDKKYHCHECEAAFSRSDHLKIHLKTHSSSKPFKCTVCKRGFSSTSSLQSHMQAHKKNKEHMAKTEKEVKKDDFMCDYCEETFSQTEDLEKHVMTRHPQLSEKADLQCIHCPEVFADENSLLSHIHQAHANKKHKCPMCPEQFSSVEEVYCHLDSHRQPDSSNHSVSPDPVLGSVASMSSATPDSSASVERGSTPDSTLKPLRGQKKIRSVEREEGQNWSKVTYSCPYCSKRDFNSLAVLEIHLKTIHADKPQQSHTCQICLDSMPTLYNLNEHVRKVHKNHAYPMMQFNNISAFHCNYCPEMFADINSLQEHIRITHCGPSATPQDGNNAFFCNQCSMGFLTEASLTEHIQQTHCNVGNSKLDSPVVQPTQSFMEVYSCPYCTNSPIFGSILKLTKHIKENHKNIPLAHNKKSKAEQSPVSSDVEVSSPKRQRLSASLNSVSNGEYPCNQCDLKFSNFESFQTHLKLHLELLLRKQSCPQCKEDFDSQESLLQHLTVHYMTTSTHYVCESCDKQFSSVDDLQKHLLDMHTFVLYHCTLCQEVFDSKVSIQVHLAVKHSNEKKMYRCTACNWDFRKEVDLQIHVKHSHLGNPTKSHKCIFCGETFSTEVELQCHITTHSKKYNCKFCSKAFHAIILLEKHLREKHCVFDAGAENGTANGMTPTNKKTEAADLQNMLMKNPDTSNSHEASEDDVDASEPMYGCDICGAAYTMEVLLQNHRLRDHNIRPGEDDCSRKKAEFIKGSHKCNICSRTFFSENGLREHMQTHRGPAKHYMCPICGERFPSLLTLTEHKVTHSKSLDTGTCRICKMPLQSEEEFIEHCQMHPDLRNSLTGFRCVVCMQTVTSTLELKIHGTFHMQKLAGNSAASSPNGQALQKLYKCALCLKEFRNKQDLVKLDVNGLPYGLCAGCMTRGTNGQSSGLTPQEVNERPCGSLRCPECSVKFESAEDLENHIQLDHRDLTPETSGQRKGTQTSPVPRKKTYQCIKCQMTFENEREIQIHVANHMIEEGINHECKLCNQMFDSPAKLLCHLIEHSFEGMGGTFKCPVCFTVFVQANKLQQHIFAVHGQEDKIYDCSQCPQKFFFQTELQNHTLSQHAQ
- the ZNF423 gene encoding zinc finger protein 423 isoform X9, coding for MEDESIYTCDNCQQDFDSLADLTEHRAHHCPGGCLFQTAAELYMEIASLEVADFSKLLYDGDDDPQLSWVASSPSSKDVASPTQMIGDGCDLGIGEEEGGTGLPYPCQFCDKSFIRLSYLKRHEQIHSDKLPFKCTYCSRLFKHKRSRDRHIKLHTGDKKYHCHECEAAFSRSDHLKIHLKTHSSSKPFKCTVCKRGFSSTSSLQSHMQAHKKNKEHMAKTEKEVKKDDFMCDYCEETFSQTEDLEKHVMTRHPQLSEKADLQCIHCPEVFADENSLLSHIHQAHANKKHKCPMCPEQFSSVEEVYCHLDSHRQPDSSNHSVSPDPVLGSVASMSSATPDSSASVERGSTPDSTLKPLRGQKKIRSVEREEGQNWSKVTYSCPYCSKRDFNSLAVLEIHLKTIHADKPQQSHTCQICLDSMPTLYNLNEHVRKVHKNHAYPMMQFNNISAFHCNYCPEMFADINSLQEHIRITHCGPSATPQDGNNAFFCNQCSMGFLTEASLTEHIQQTHCNVGNSKLDSPVVQPTQSFMEVYSCPYCTNSPIFGSILKLTKHIKENHKNIPLAHNKKSKAEQSPVSSDVEVSSPKRQRLSASLNSVSNGEYPCNQCDLKFSNFESFQTHLKLHLELLLRKQSCPQCKEDFDSQESLLQHLTVHYMTTSTHYVCESCDKQFSSVDDLQKHLLDMHTFVLYHCTLCQEVFDSKVSIQVHLAVKHSNEKKMYRCTACNWDFRKEVDLQIHVKHSHLGNPTKSHKCIFCGETFSTEVELQCHITTHSKKYNCKFCSKAFHAIILLEKHLREKHCVFDAGAENGTANGMTPTNKKTEAADLQNMLMKNPDTSNSHEASEDDVDASEPMYGCDICGAAYTMEVLLQNHRLRDHNIRPGEDDCSRKKAEFIKGSHKCNICSRTFFSENGLREHMQTHRGPAKHYMCPICGERFPSLLTLTEHKVTHSKSLDTGTCRICKMPLQSEEEFIEHCQMHPDLRNSLTGFRCVVCMQTVTSTLELKIHGTFHMQKLAGNSAASSPNGQALQKLYKCALCLKEFRNKQDLVKLDVNGLPYGLCAGCMTRGTNGQSSGLTPQEVNERPCGSLRCPECSVKFESAEDLENHIQLDHRDLTPETSGQRKGTQTSPVPRKKTYQCIKCQMTFENEREIQIHVANHMIGAAQAPYGETLSSFPAPALVERRTMKNVTAEEGINHECKLCNQMFDSPAKLLCHLIEHSFEGMGGTFKCPVCFTVFVQANKLQQHIFAVHGQEDKIYDCSQCPQKFFFQTELQNHTLSQHAQ
- the ZNF423 gene encoding zinc finger protein 423 isoform X2: MEDESIYTCDNCQQDFDSLADLTEHRAHHCPGDGDDDPQLSWVASSPSSKDVASPTQMIGDGCDLGIGEEEGGTGLPYPCQFCDKSFIRLSYLKRHEQIHSDKLPFKCTYCSRLFKHKRSRDRHIKLHTGDKKYHCHECEAAFSRSDHLKIHLKTHSSSKPFKCTVCKRGFSSTSSLQSHMQAHKKNKEHMAKTEKEVKKDDFMCDYCEETFSQTEDLEKHVMTRHPQLSEKADLQCIHCPEVFADENSLLSHIHQAHANKKHKCPMCPEQFSSVEEVYCHLDSHRQPDSSNHSVSPDPVLGSVASMSSATPDSSASVERGSTPDSTLKPLRGQKKIRSVEREEGQNWSKVTYSCPYCSKRDFNSLAVLEIHLKTIHADKPQQSHTCQICLDSMPTLYNLNEHVRKVHKNHAYPMMQFNNISAFHCNYCPEMFADINSLQEHIRITHCGPSATPQDGNNAFFCNQCSMGFLTEASLTEHIQQTHCNVGNSKLDSPVVQPTQSFMEVYSCPYCTNSPIFGSILKLTKHIKENHKNIPLAHNKKSKAEQSPVSSDVEVSSPKRQRLSASLNSVSNGEYPCNQCDLKFSNFESFQTHLKLHLELLLRKQSCPQCKEDFDSQESLLQHLTVHYMTTSTHYVCESCDKQFSSVDDLQKHLLDMHTFVLYHCTLCQEVFDSKVSIQVHLAVKHSNEKKMYRCTACNWDFRKEVDLQIHVKHSHLGNPTKSHKCIFCGETFSTEVELQCHITTHSKKYNCKFCSKAFHAIILLEKHLREKHCVFDAGAENGTANGMTPTNKKTEAADLQNMLMKNPDTSNSHEASEDDVDASEPMYGCDICGAAYTMEVLLQNHRLRDHNIRPGEDDCSRKKAEFIKGSHKCNICSRTFFSENGLREHMQTHRGPAKHYMCPICGERFPSLLTLTEHKVTHSKSLDTGTCRICKMPLQSEEEFIEHCQMHPDLRNSLTGFRCVVCMQTVTSTLELKIHGTFHMQKLAGNSAASSPNGQALQKLYKCALCLKEFRNKQDLVKLDVNGLPYGLCAGCMTRGTNGQSSGLTPQEVNERPCGSLRCPECSVKFESAEDLENHIQLDHRDLTPETSGQRKGTQTSPVPRKKTYQCIKCQMTFENEREIQIHVANHMIGAAQAPYGETLSSFPAPALVERRTMKNVTAEEGINHECKLCNQMFDSPAKLLCHLIEHSFEGMGGTFKCPVCFTVFVQANKLQQHIFAVHGQEDKIYDCSQCPQKFFFQTELQNHTLSQHAQ